GATTATCAAAGCCTGCTTTTTTCCAATTGCATTAGCAACAGCCGATGCAGTCAAAAATATTCCCAAAAAATATATTGAACTAGGACAAATCTACCAGCTTAAAACACGAGCTTGGCTCAGGCTTATTATTCTTCCATCAATACTCCCACCTTTAATTGGTGGACTACGCATTGTACTTGGTCGTGCATGGCTGATTTTAGTTGCTGTTGAACTACTGGCAGCTGGAACGGGTATTGGGCAAATGATGGAACTAGGACGTCAAATGTTGCGCTTAGATGTTGTGATGGTTGGTGTGTTTATCACAGGCGTGGTCGGGTTTATTTTAGATAAAGTTTTACGTTTAGTGGAACAACGTTTTATCTCACCTGCGCTTAGTTCGGGGGAAAAATAATGTCTCAGCGTTCTTTTACTTTAAAACAGGCATGGCAACGGCCAATTATTTTAATACAAGGCTTAGTACTACCATTATTGTTATTAGGCTTATGGCAATACAACTCAAGCTTAGGCGCCAGTCATGCCTATGCATTTGTTCCTTTGCAAAACATTTATTTCGCATTTATTAAATTGCTTGAAACAGGTGAATTGTGGCTAAACACGTGGGGAAGTCTTAAAAAAGCTGGAATTGGATTTATCTTAGGTTCGATAAGTGGATTAATTTTAGGTACTTTGCTTGCCTATTCAAAAGTTTTAAATGCTTTAGTTTCTCCACTATTTAACAGTATTCGACAAGTTCCCTTACTGGGTTTAACACCTTTAATTGCCTTATGGTTTGGTAATGGAGAAGAAGCAAAAATCTTTATTATCGCGCTTGCCTCATTTTTTCCATTAGTCATTAATACATTTCAGGGCCTTAGCCACAACGATGCAAAATACGATGAAATCGCACGTATTTATCAATTTTCATTCTGGCGCAAATTTAAAAAAATACGCCTTCCCCAAGCCCTACCCCATATTTTAACTGGTCTAAATTTAGCCGTGCCCTTTACTTGGATCACCACTACAGCAAGTGAATTGCTATTCAATGCAGGTGCAGGACTAGGCAACTTAATGATGAAAGCTGAGATTAATGCCGAAATGGATATTCTGTTGGTTTGCGCTATTACGGTTACCCTTTGTGGGGCCTTTATGACAGCAGGTATTCATCTTATTTCAAAACGCCTGCTGCAATGGCGTACCTAATTTGTCTTTTTAAAAAATATTGTTAGGAATTTATATGTCGTTCTCACTACTTTCTATTAAAAAACTCAATAAATCTTTTCAACGTGATCAAAATACTTTGACCGTTTTAGATGGTATTAATCTCAACATTGAGCAAGGCGAATTTATCTCGATTGTTGGTAGTAGTGGCTGTGGAAAATCAACACTATTACGTCTTATTGCTGGATTAGATCAAGACTATGACGGTGAAATTCTACTGAATCAAACTCAGATCAAAGGCACAGATTTAAAACGAGGTCTTATCTTTCAAGAACACCGATTACTTCCATGGCTTACTGTTTTTGAAAATATCCATTTAGCACTTGAAGAGACTCTACTCACTCGTGAAGAGCGAAATTTACGGGTAAATGAGCATATAGAAATTGTCGGGCTGAAGGGTTTTGAAAAGGCGTATCCACATGAGCTTTCTGGTGGCATGGCACAACGTGTTGCAATTGCCCGTGGACTCGTCAATAAACCCGATATTTTACTTTTGGATGAGCCTTTTGGCGCTTTAGATGCCATTACACGGAGTCACTTACAAGCTGAACTTCAGCGTATCTGGCAACACGAAAAAATCACTATGATTTTAGTCACTCATGATATTGAAGAAGCTGTCTATCTCGGAGACCGTGTCATTGTGATGTCAGCCCGGCCAGGAAAAATTAAAGAAATTATTCACGTTCCGCTGACACATCCTCGTCATAAAGAAAGTGAACTTTTATTTGGTTTCCGTAATCAGGCACTTAATATGCTAGATCACACAGCATAATTAATTTGAATATTGATCGATATTAATGTGATTTAGAAAACAGATAATATCGTGATATTAATACTCTTTACATTTAATTAATATAGGATAGAGAAAATGGGTTTATCTATTTGGCATATTTTGCTATTTGCAGTGATTGTTGTTTTGTTATTTGGAACTTCAAAGTTAAAAAATCTAGGTAAGGATTTAGGTGGTGCAATTAAAGACTTCAAAGACTCGGTTAATTCTGATGATCAAAAATTATTGCAAAACCAGCAATACAAAGATATCAGTCCACTCGAATCACATAATGAAAAACAAAATAAAATATGAGTGATTTAGTATTATGTTTAATATCAGCTTTGGAGAGTTATTAGCTTTTGCAATTATTGCGCTTATTATTTTAGGACCTGAAAAACTTCCTCACACGTTAAGATCAGTTCTCCTCAAATACAGAGCAGTTAAAAACCAAATTAGTAAAATTCAAAATGATATTGAAAACGAACTTGACCTGATCGAACTTAAGAGAGTCATGCAAGAAGAGCTGCAAAAAATAAAACAAAATGAAGAGCAGCTCAAACAACAACTCGCTCTTATGCAACAAGAAATTGAAAATGTACAAACATCTGTTTTTACAGAACAAAAAGCCAAACCACGGCGCATCAATGACTATATCTATACCCTTTCACAAGATGAGTTAAAGACACCATTTTTAGCTCATTTTAAAATAGCCAATAAATTCAGTGAGGAACAAGCCGCATGATGGAACATATTGTCAGTGAAAGCCTCACTGAAATGAAATATAGCGAACATTTAAAAGAATTAAGAAAACGGCTGATCTATAGCATTGGTATTGTTTTAGCGATTTTTTTATTATTACTTCCGCTTGCTCAGAAGAACTACCATTTTCTTGCTCATCCTTTAATTTCATTACTTCCTAGCAATTCCACCATGATTGCAACAGATGTCATGAGTACATTTTTAGCGCCCTTTAAACTCAATATTTATTTTGCGATTTTATTAAGCATTCCCTTTATTCTTTATCAATTTTGGCAATTTGTTGCTCCAGCTCTTTATCAAAAAGAAAAAAGGTTCGGTATAGCACTCGTGCTTTCGAGTAACCTTTTATTTTATTTAGGAATTGTGTTTGCCTATACTTTAATTTTGCCACTTGCTTTAAAGTTCTTCGTATTGGCATCACCCGATAATGTGTTACCCATGACGGATATCAATAGCTATCTGGATTTTTGTCTAAAGCTTTTTCTGGCCTTTGGTCTGGCATTTCAAATTCCAGTTTTAACTTATATTCTTATTTTTATTGGTCTTATTTCTATCCAACAGCTAGAAGCACATCGTAAGCACATCATTGTATTTTTCTTTTTTATTGCAATGTTTATTACCCCTCCTGATGTTTTTAGCATGCTTGCTCTTGCAGTCCCAATGTGGCTGCTTTTTGAATTGGGTTTATGGGTCACAAAATTCACAACGCAAAAAAACATCCATTAAAAAATGGATGTTTTTTCTATGTAAAATCATTAAGCGATTTCATTTTCATTCTTATTAGGTAGTAAGTTATATCTTGATAGAAGATTACGCAAAACATTACGAGATAGACCTAACATTTTTGCAGTCTTGACCTGATTATTCCAGCAACTTGAAAATGCAGTATTTACAATTTTATCTTCAATAATATGCCAAACTTCCCCATCATACTCCTGAAATAAACGCTTTAAGATATTCTCAAACTCTTGAATCAGATCATTGTCTGGTAACACGGCGGAACCCGGTTCCTCAGAAAATCTTAAGTGCTCAAGATCAATTGTTTGACCGCCACTCACGAGCAAAGCATAATGGATATTGTTTTCTAGCTCACGAATGTTGCCTGGCCAACTATAGTTCAGCAGCGCATTTCTTGCTTTATCGCTGATATTGGGTTTAGTGGTAATGAGCTTCTGAGAGTATGAACTTAAGAAGAAATCAACCAAAGGTAAAATATCTCCTTTACGTTCACGCAGTGGCAAAATATTAAGCACAACCACGTTCAAGCGATAATATAAATCTAAACGAAACTTGTTTTCTGCTACAGCTTTACGTAAATCGACATGTGTTCCCGACAAAATACGGACATTAATTGGGATTGGTTTTCGACCACCCACGCGTACGACTTCTTTTTCTTGCAATACCCTTAACAGCTTAACTTGTAAAGATAGTGGTAACTCACCTACTTCATCTAAAAATAAAGTACCACCATCGGCTGTTTCAAAAATACCAGCTCGAGTTTTGTTTGCACCCGTAAAAGCCCCAGCTTCATAACCAAACAGTTCAGACTCAGCAAGTGTCTCGACTAAAGCACCACAATTGACTGCAAGAAAAGGCTTATTTTTACGATCACTTTTCAAATGAATTTCACGTGCAATTAACTCTTTGCCTGTTCCAGATTCACCTTGAATGATGACGCTGGCAGAGCTTGGAGCAATCGTTTCCACTTGATTTAATAATTTACGGGAGTTTTGATCTGAAAAGATAATTGCTTTTGCTCTTATTGGTTTTACAGGAACACCATTATCAGGCAAAGTAATTACTTTATAATCATTATCTAAAAAGGTCTTCATAATTGCCCCATAAAACTTATGATATAAGCATTCTAAAAGGCTATATTACATTTCAGGGTGTTTTTTAATAAATAATAAATAAAGATATTTAATCCAAAATTCACCTATTTTATTATAAGAATATTCTCTCTTATAAATTAAAAATCAACACAATTCTTTTTTTATGATATGTTGCTTCTCAAACACAATGTTGTCTTTTTGATTAAATCCAAACACTCTAAAAAATTATAATCCATTTCTATATTTGATTTATATAGGTATAAACCTTGGCATTTATTTTGCTCATTCATTTAAAATCCATAAAATAGGTTTAATAATGAGCATCGAATTTGTAGGTATGGTTTTCCCTAACCAATGGTCTGAAACCAAAGGAACGCGAATTGGCCATAAAATTGACCTCGAATATCTACGTTACCATGCACGTGCACATGAATATGCGGGTTTTGATAAAGTCTTAATTGCTAGCGGACCAACCAGCCCAGACAGTGCACAAATCGCGGCATACCTTGCCCAACATACAGAACGTCTTGGATTTATGATTGCCCATCGTCCTGCACTCCTCACTCCAAATCTAGCTGCGCGTTCTTTTGCTACGCTTGACCATACTACAGGTGGTGGAAGAATCCGTTTACATGCAATTACGGGAATTACAGCTGAGCCTCAAGAAGGCGATTATATTGTTGATAAAGTTCAGCGCTATGAACGGACGGGTGAATATCTAGATATCATCCAGAAACTTTGGAAAAGCGATCAACCGATTAGCTATGAAGGTAAATACTTTAAGTTAGATAATGCTTTTTGCCCGTTAAAGCCAGTCAACGGTACAATCCCGATTTCATTCGGTGGTTCATCAGACATTGCTTATGATATTGCAGTCCGCCATGCAGATCTCTATTCACTATGGGGTGAACCACTGGCTGGAGTAAAAGAGCAAATTACTAAATTGAAGCTCGCAGCAGAAAAAGCCAATAAACCGCAGCCTCCTGTTAGCTTATCTGTACGTCTTATTATTGGTGCAACTGAAGAACTTGCTTGGCAACGAGCAGAACAGATTCTTGCAGATATTCAAAATAATCCGACTTTTCAAAATAATGGCACATTATCGGGACATAAAATCAAAGGCATCGGTTCACAGCGCTTATTAGCAGTAGCCCAGCAAGGTGATCGACATGACCGCGCATTATGGATGCCAACCGCAACTGCTGTAGGGGCGTATGGCGATACGACTGCCCTAGTTGGCACGCCAGACACCATTATTGCCTCATTACTTGATTATGTAGATTTAGGGGTAACGACTTTCTTAAATCGGGGCTACGATCCGATCTATGATACGGTCGATTATGGTCGTTATATTATCCCCGCTGTACGTGAAGAGGCAGCCAAAAGATTAAAACAAATCGCTTAAACATTTAAAGTAAAAAGCCGCTTATTCAATATCTTTGAAGAGCGGCTTTTTTTAATAAAGATTTTCTTCAGTGAGAAAATCTTTAGTCCATCTTTTATTGCAAGTCAGGTTTACAAATAGCCTGAATTTTCTCTCCCGCAATCACCTTTTTAGCAAACGGAATTGAATCTTTTAAGGAGGCATTCACAGTTTCGCTATGTCCTAAGCCATGATACAAATGACCTTCGACTACTGTACCTGCTTTACAAGCATCTGCCACTAGCTTCATTTGAGAACGAGCATCTGGAGTTCGGTCATTTGCCCCTGTCCCAATAAATAATGGATGATTGATTTTTAATGTAGGGTAATAACCATAATCATTTGACTGTTTCTCTTGCAGCTTTTTATAGCTTGCTGGCGGATTAGGTTTATATGCTTGTGCTGGCGAAAGCCCTGCGGTTTGAATATCTCCCATAAAACTTGTTAAGCAGGCATTTCTTGCTTGTTCAACTAAAGGAGCAGCTTCAGGAGTGAAAATATCTTCTGTTTTAATTTCTGGATATAAACTTTGTGTCACTAAAAAACTATAGATGCCATAAGCGAGTGATGGGCTGACTTCGTAAGGATTTAACTTTAACTGATTTTTTTCAGGCGTCGCTTCAGGATCTTGATAAATCACGCCTGTACCAATTGAACCTTTAATATTTAAGTCAGGTGCATACGTTGCCGAGTAGGAAGAAGCCGCAACAGCTCCAGCGCCTCCTTGTGATTGGCCAACAATCACAAACTTATTGGCAAGTGGCAATTTGGTTTTTAAAGCAGCTCTACCACTATCTAAAATACTATAAGCCAGCATTGGATTATTAATTAACAAGTGTGGTCCTGCAACACCTAACCCTTCGTAATCTGTGGCAACGATAGCAAATCCTTCTTTAAGCCAACGATTTAGATATTGTACATCTCGGTATGATCGTCCACTCCAAGACGGCGCACAAGCATCGGCCAAACCTACAGTACCATGTGCCCATAACACCACTGGCCAACCTTCTTTCGGTGGAGTTCCTTTTGGTAAGTGAATACTTCCTGAAACCACAATAGGTGTTTTACTATCTTTACCGCTCGTAGAACTGTAGAGAATCCGAATAGCCTGACTGTCATTTGCTAAACGAATATAAGGATTATGAATCGCTTCTGTTTTTAATAATTTTCCTGCCTGTTCAGGAATAGCCGATTTCCATGTATAAAACTCGGAAACTCGGCCATCTCCATATTTATCTTCAGGCGCTGAAGCTTTTTGAGCGGTCGCCAAACAACTTGAAGTTAACATCGTTGTAATTAAAGAAAACTTGCATAAAGTTGATAAAAAAGTATGTTGCATTGTTATTTACCTTAAAAACTGTCTCATCATTTTTGATTTAAAATTCGTAACTTACGCGGCCATATAAATACGTTCCAAATGCTCCTTCAGGCGCATTAAAACTATATTTGACAATGTTGCCAACCGAGGAATCTTTGGCTTGATCAGGATGGCTATTAAATAAGTTGATCGCCCCTAAATTAAATTTCAGGCCTTTCACGAATGCATCCGCTTTGTAGCCAATATCCAAATCTGCAATCCATTGAGGGTCAAAGGTTTGGTCTAGTGCAGTATTGGTATTATTTAAAGTGGTCCATTTATCGTAGCGACGGACAGCCGTATTCACGCTCCATGCTTGATTTGACCAAAGTGCGCCAAGCGTTAGCTTTGTTTTCGGTGCAGCAGACTCAATGAGGCTTTGTGTATTTCGTCCTGCAATACTTGAAACAGGAATTCGCTCACCTTTTGCGGTAATAGAATCTCGAGTTTCGGTAATTTCATTTTTGTTATATGCCAGACCTAGGTTCAGATTTAACTTGCCATATTGTTCAAGGTTTAAATCATGTTTAAGTGCGAGCTCTAAGCCTTGAGTACGTGTATCTAATAAATTATTAAAGAACGCCACATTGGCAATATTTGAATACGGTGTATTGGCAAAAGCATTGGTAATTACACTTCCAGTAATATTGTCTGAAAGCAAAATACGATTTTTAATATCGATTTGATAAAGGTCTAAAGTTGCCGATGTATTAACAAGTGGCTTCCAAACAAAACCTAAAGAATAATTCGTCGATTTCTCTGGTTTAAGAGAAGTTCCACCAATGAGTAAAGCCGCCTCACTTCCTGCAACTAAAGTTCTTTGTTGAACATCTTGCCAACCTGAAGGGGTCTGCACAGTTTGTACGCTATAAGCCGAATAGCCCTGCTGTGCCAATGACGGCGCTCTATAGCCTGTATTGACTGAACCACGTACCGTAAATTTAGGTGATACATCATATTTAGCAAATATTTTTCCATTTGTGGTCGAACCAAAGTCTGAATATTTTTCACTCCGGACTGCTGCTCCGACATTCAAGTCTTTAATAATATCTGCTTCTAAATCTAGATAGATACCATAGACATCACGACTGATTTTTCGTTCATCCTGGTCTGTAATTCCTGCATATATTCCCGGAACACCAACGCCTAAAGTTGTGCTTGGATTGAAATATGGGCCGCGGGTATAGGCAATTGGATCACCTGCATTTTGCTTATATTGCTCCCAACGATATAAAACCCCTGTAGACAACGTGAGTGGACTTGCTAACCAGTCAATTGCAATATCACGGCTATAGTCTAGCCCTGTATTTAATTGTGCAAAGATATTTTCACCCAAGTCATAGTTTGAAGGAGAATTTGAGCCGTAACTTGGGTTAATACCGTTACCTTGTTCGGTACTCACTTTATTTTGCCCATAGGTCGCATAAAGATCATATTTACCTGACGCTTGCTCTCCCTTTTTAACTCCAACTGTGGTTGCAAAATCATCTACAGTGACCAAGCTCAATGGCGAGCGTCCATCTGGATAACGTTCTTTAAAATAGCTAGATTGATTCAGTACTGTTTTGGTTGTTGGAGGCTCATAAAAATTTTCCCCTATTGTTTTACGGTGTCCATAGCTACTAAAACCATACAGTGCAACGTCATCTGTCAAAGGCAAATCTAGATTGGCAGTCACATTGATTTGATCTTTTTGTTCGGGGGAGCCAAATTTCCACGTTCTATAGGGCGTATTTTGTTCTGTATATTGAGCCTTGGTTGAACCATCATAAAAAGTTCGCGTATCCGGTGCCGTGTTACTTGCAGCTTCACGTTTGCCTAAATCTAATGCAACCGTCAACGCACCATCATTAGGGAGCGCAAAACCTTTCCAAAGATTAACTTTATGTTGTTCACCATCTCCTTGAGTATAGCCACCCGTTTGATAGCTTACGCCACCTCCATGATCTCGTGATTTCAAAATAATATTAACGACACCGGCAATTGCATCTGACCCATATTGTGCCGCAGCACCATCCCGCAAGATTTCTATACGCTCAATCGCGCTCACTGGAATTAAACTTAAATCAGTTACCGCTGCGCCTCTTCCACCTGCATAGGCTTGGCGGGTGAAATAAGCGGATGTATGTCGACGTTTTCCATTAATTAAAATTAGAGTTTGATCAGCAGATAATCCTCTAAGTGCAATACTTGGCGGAACCGATGCCCCAAACCCACCTGCAGGAGAACTCGGTAAAGTCACTGAAGGAGACAGCCGTGTTAATGCTGCTGCAAGATCAGTTGCACCAGTCTCTTGTAACTCTTTGGCAGTTAAAATATCAACAGGTGCAGGTGCATCAAGAGAGCTAGTAATTGCTCGTCTAGAGCCTGTGACGACCACAGATTGTAATGTGATAGCATCCTCTTTCTCTGGCAAATTCTTTTGATCATTTGCCAAAGTAATTGAGGCAGTGAGTGTACTCAGTGCAAAAATTGAGGAGTGAAGAATGAATTGAGAAAAATATGTACGCATATTGGCTTCCTTAACGATCTAGACCGATATAGCAAAGCCGATGCCAAATATTTTATTATTTATTATCAATGTATTAAGAAGATTAAATAAAAGAATCATTGTTTAAATTTAAACAATGATTCAAAAAAATGTTTATAAAACTACAGTTGTTAAATTTGCAAATCGTTTAAACAAGTTGGTTTTGTAAATATGACTGATATAACTGAAAGTAAGCTGACTGCTGCTGTATTAACTGCTCATGCGAACCTTCTTCTACGACATGGCCATTTTCAATTACAACAATTTTGTCGGCTTCACGAATAGTACTTAGCCGATGTGCAATGACAATACATGTTCTATTTTGGCATAAGCGTCTGAGCGCATATTGTATTTTTTGCTCGGTATAAATATCGATTGCAGAGGTAGCTTCATCTAGAATTAATATTTTAGGGTTTGCCAAATAAGCTCGAACTAAACAAACAAGTTGCCTTTGTCCATGACTAAGATTTTTACCAAGCGCTCCCACTTCGGTGAAATAGCCTTGCGGCAGTTGTTGAAATATCTCATCCGCTCCCAAGTCTTCAATAACCTGGATAAGTTTCTGGTCTGTAGCATCAGGTTGAACTAGACGTAAGTTATCTAAAATAGATCCACTAAATAAAACATTATCTTGTAAAACGATACTCACATGCTGTCTTAAACTTGCAAGATGAATATTTTGTATTGGATAACGGTCTAGAAAAATTCCACCTTGCTGAGGTTCATAAAATCGCGTTAGCAACTGAACCATGGTGCTTTTGCCATGTCCTGTTGGCCCTACAATCGCAATTATTTTTCCAGCTTCAATGTCTAAATTAAAGTTTTGTAAAACAGGTTTGTGGGTATAGGCAAAATCTACCGACTGAAAACGAATATGACCATTTAAATGTTCAAGCTTCACAGCATTCGGTTGTTCTTGAATCGTAGATTGAGTGTCTAAAAGTAGAAATATTCGCTGCGCACATGCTGCCCCATTGGCATAACGTTCAAATAGATCAGTCAGTTCCTGCAACGGCGCTAAGAATAAAAACACATAGAAAATACTTTCTGCAAATTGTCCTATACTAATCATGCCGTCACTATAAGCATAACTACCAATCACAATGAATCCGGCAGTAGCTAGAGTCGAAAGCAAACCTGTAAAGGGAGCAAACCAACTGGTCCGCTTGCTGCCATAAATAATAGAGTTATTAAAGTCTTTTAATAATTCTTGATAACGAGATTGATTGGTTTCAGTGTAATTTAACTGCTGAATGATTTTTGCTCCATTTACTGTTTCAACCAAATGAGCAGTAAATCGACTGCGTTCCTCCGCAACTCGTCCCCAATGTTTTTGTGATGACTTTTTAAAAATAGCAGTCATTCCAAATAAAATGGGTAGTGTCGCAAATAAGCACCAAAAGAAAGGTGGATAGATATGCCAAAGCAGTACTGAAGCTAATCCACAACGCAAAATTGCCGAAAGTAACTCTGGTGGCCCTTGTATTAAAACAGGCTCTAGTGTTTCGACATCACGATCGGCCCGTGAAATAATCCTGCCAGCCTTGGTGCGATCAAAATAACCAATATTTAAACTCTGGATATGCTGAAATAACGAACGTCTTAAACCATTAATTACTTTCAAAGCTGCTCGGCCTGAAAGATATTTTGACACACCCGCTAAAGCAAAACGACAAATCCAACTCAAAGTTAAAATGCTAATCGCAATGAATAAAACAGGCTGATTCAATACTATTTTTCCAGCAATTTGTTGAAAGCCCGAATCTAAAATATATTTCACCACCCAAGGCCGAACAAAAACGCTCATCACTTGTAAAATTTCTACTGCAATTAGAGCTAGGAGCAAGTAACGGATGGGATAAACTAAAGGAATAAGTTTTTTTAGCATGCCTCTATGAATTGAGGTATTTGCCAAATTTTCTTCAATTTGTAGATCAGCTGATTTTGTAAATGGGCGGAAATTTTTAACACTGGTATTCATGCATCAATCTCCTGCTGCTCTAACTGAAAACCCATCAACTCTCGATAAAACAAACAATCTTGAACCAATTCAGCATGTGTGCCTTGGGCAATAATATGACCCTGATCAAGCACAATAACGCGATCAGATAAAGCAATCGTGGTTTGTTTATTAGAGTTAATAATGATTGTTTTCTTAAAATGATTTCCATCATCAGACAGCGCTGATAGACGCTGTAAAACTTGTTTTTCTGTAGTCGCATCTAAGGCACTGGTAGAATCATCTAACGCTAAAATTGGCGAATTTTTTAAAATAGAACGGGCTAAGGCAAGTCGTTGTTTTTGTCCTCCAGACAAAGTAACGCCCTTGTCCCCAATCAACGTGTCTAAACCATGATCAAGTCTTTGTAATAGTTCAGATGCAGAAGCTAAATGTAAAGCCTCTTTC
This genomic stretch from Acinetobacter oleivorans DR1 harbors:
- a CDS encoding ABC transporter ATP-binding protein, with translation MNTSVKNFRPFTKSADLQIEENLANTSIHRGMLKKLIPLVYPIRYLLLALIAVEILQVMSVFVRPWVVKYILDSGFQQIAGKIVLNQPVLFIAISILTLSWICRFALAGVSKYLSGRAALKVINGLRRSLFQHIQSLNIGYFDRTKAGRIISRADRDVETLEPVLIQGPPELLSAILRCGLASVLLWHIYPPFFWCLFATLPILFGMTAIFKKSSQKHWGRVAEERSRFTAHLVETVNGAKIIQQLNYTETNQSRYQELLKDFNNSIIYGSKRTSWFAPFTGLLSTLATAGFIVIGSYAYSDGMISIGQFAESIFYVFLFLAPLQELTDLFERYANGAACAQRIFLLLDTQSTIQEQPNAVKLEHLNGHIRFQSVDFAYTHKPVLQNFNLDIEAGKIIAIVGPTGHGKSTMVQLLTRFYEPQQGGIFLDRYPIQNIHLASLRQHVSIVLQDNVLFSGSILDNLRLVQPDATDQKLIQVIEDLGADEIFQQLPQGYFTEVGALGKNLSHGQRQLVCLVRAYLANPKILILDEATSAIDIYTEQKIQYALRRLCQNRTCIVIAHRLSTIREADKIVVIENGHVVEEGSHEQLIQQQSAYFQLYQSYLQNQLV